A region of Silurus meridionalis isolate SWU-2019-XX chromosome 17, ASM1480568v1, whole genome shotgun sequence DNA encodes the following proteins:
- the LOC124399720 gene encoding sushi domain-containing protein 3 — protein sequence MESNVTPENKNQTEYQPGHCNPIKPPSIGTLTLAAGNGTNVGTVMTLWCPLLHRASSGGLIKCEQYSNGTHWTGGIPECKKIEHQDFHLAVLLSIISTGIIIIMSVYFITSCLLNCVKKEEARQLDRALERENARLWKQLNEEEQRDHFYNHNGRLINNNNNNSNQEQHSRCHQKNSSDSQPPTTHSQPWGKCPTPHTAITMKPNHCNSNRHTDFC from the exons ATGGAGTCCAACGTAACACCGGAAAACAAAAACCAGACTGAATACCAACCAG GTCATTGCAATCCCATAAAGCCTCCATCTATTGGGACACTTACACTAGCGGCTGGAAATGGGACCAATGTGGGGACAGTGATGACCTTGTGGTGCCCTTTGTTGCATCGTGCCAGCAGTGGTGGCCTGATTAAATGTGAGCAGTATAGTAATGGCACCCATTGGACGGGGGGCATCCCTGAGTGTAAAA AAATTGAACACCAGGACTTCCATCTGGCTGTATTGCTGTCAATTATCAGCACAGGCATCATCATAATAATGAGCGTATACTTCATTACTTCGTGTTTGCTGAACTGTGTGAAGAAAGAGGAAGCGAGACAATTGGACAG GGCATTGGAAAGGGAAAATGCCAGACTTTGGAAACAGTTAAATGAAGAGGAACAGAGAGATCATTTCTATAATCATAATGGCAGattaataaacaacaataacaacaacagtaACCAGGAGCAACATTCAAG GTGTCATCAGAAAAACTCTTCTGATTCCCAACCACCCACCACTCACAGCCAGCCCTGGGGCAAATGCCCCACTCCCCACACTGCAATCACCATGAAACCGAACCATTGCAACAGCAACAGGCACACAGATTTCTGCTGA